The Haloarcula limicola region TCCAGAAGACGACGGCCGCAAGCCGGGCGACCAGCAGGCTTGGACGTCCGAGCAGCGCCATGCGCTTACTCGACACGTCGACGAGCAGGCTCGTGAGGCCATCGAGATGTATACGACGCTTCCGGAGAATACTGCTCCCCTCGACAAGCAGCGAGCGCGCTACGCGGCACTGAAGGCAGCTCGCGACCGGGCCCTAATGTTCGTCCTCGCATACACTGCCGTTCGCGTTGGGGAACTACTCCGGGACCCGAACGACCCGCGCCGACGTGGGGTTCGCTGGGAAGATATTTCGCTTGAGGACGGGAGTATGGACGTTTACCGAAAGAAACAGCAGTGGGATGCTGCCAGCCTCCCCGACCCAGTGATTTCGCCGCTACGGAGCTATCGAAAGCTCATGGACCCACCAACTGACCGCTGGCCAGTATTTACCACGTTCGACCAGCGGACACTCGCAACGCTCGTGCAGGACGAGCTGGCTGACCGAGGAGAACGTGCGGATGCAATCAACGAGCGACGTGACGAATACGCCCGTGACCTACTGCTAGCGCTTGAGAAGGACGTTCGACCGCCGTCGATTACGACAGATGGAGCCCGGTCGATTCTCCAGCGACTCTCAGATGTGGTGGAGATCGACATCGACCATCCGAAACACGATTATCTCGCCCCGCACGGTGGTCGACGGGGGATGGGTGAGGTGCTCGTTCGAGCATTCGGGTACACGGTCGCCGCCCGGTATCTCGATAATTCCGAAGAGATGGTGAGAGAGCGATACTCGCATATTGAAGCTGGGGAGTTAGGGGATGTTGCGACAGAAGCCCTTACTGAAGTCGATTCCTACAAATAAGTGACGAGTAGAGTAACTATTCCACTGTTACTCCGCTATCGACCCACTCGCTACGTTCGGTCGTTTATCGAGAACGGCATGGAACCGATGACGTTCTCTGACCATTCCATGCCGACAGCGACAGCATAGAGAAAGAAGCCGTGGACCGCTGATGGGGGAGATTTTGTATATGGCGAACGGGTTTATCCGTTTACATTCGCATCGAATTCAAGAGGTCTTTACACCGATATTCGAATAGAAGTCGGGATATAAAATCATCTGAATCCTTATAGTCGCTAAATATACAGATATATTCCTAATAACCGGTTTAGTGAAAGCATGTTTGAAATATAATTATAAAATTATTATTCTGAACTGATGAGTCCGGACTTCGGGACAAGTATGTGAAAGTAGAGCGGATTTCGGGTTAGAATTAGGCTATCTCAACATACATATCGAGATTCTCTCAAGAAACCCAGTTTCGCTATACTCGACGTTCCGGAAACAGGGTACTAGTAGCCTGTGGCGTGGTATCGTGTATCTCCGAGTCCCGAACGTCTAAGTAGTCCGGTAGTCAAATTTCGATATATCATGGACAACGACCCACGGCCCGCTGAAACGGTCGAAGCCGTCGAGCGGGCGGTCGGTGTCCTCACCGCGCTCAAAGATCTCGACGGGGCCGGCGTCACAGAACTCTCCGAGTATTTGGGGATGTCTAAGAGCGGCGTCTACAAACAGCTATCGACGCTTGTCAAAACAGGGATGGTGACGAAACAGCAGACCGAATATCGGTTGAGTTTCCGTTTCCTTCTGTTGGGTGAGTACGTCAAGACGAACAGCCAGCTGTACGCCATCGGGGCAGACGAAGTGGACAAACTGGCCGAGAAGAGCAACTACTTCGCCTATCTCACCGCGATGGACTCAGAGTATGCGTACTGTATCCACACCGCCGACGGCGAAGACTCCGTGGTACCGAACCTCAGCGTTGGAAAGCAGATTACGCTCCACAGTTCTGCCGCTGGGAAAGCCATTCTTTCCCAGCTGTCCGATGCGAAGCGTGATCGGCTGCTAGATGGCACACTGACTGGAAAAACTGAGAACACAATTACGGACCGAGCGACGTTGGAAGACGAACTCCAGACCATTCGCCAGGAAGGCATCGCGTTCGAAGACGAGGAGAACGTTCCGGGGATGCGCGGTGTCGGTGCTCCAATCCTCTCGGAGGACGGCGGCGTTGTCGGTGCTGTCGCCGTCTCCGGCCCCCTTTCTTTGTTGACAGAGGACCACTTCACCGAAGAGGTTCCGGCGCTGGTCAGACAGACGAAAAACTTCGTCGAAGTCAAGTTTTCGCTCGAATCACGTGACCCACTCGGAGAGGGGTCACATATCCCCGAAGACCTCTACTGACGGGGCCGCTGTGATCGCCGTCGCTCGTTCATACCCGGATGATATCCGTGGACAGGACGAGAGACGTAATCGTGTCCGTCAGGAGTCATCCGTCATGATCGTACGCAGTTCATTGGCGAGGGCAGTTCGTTCGACCTCGTATACAGGACCGTTACCGACGACATACGTATAGCGCACCAAATCGGCGTCCTCCAGTTTGTCGACGTGTTCATAGAAGGTTTCGAGAGTGATATCGGCCCGCTGGCAGATTTGCGATGGAGTGCATTCGGATCCTGCTGTCTCAACCAGTGCCGTCAGTATCGCCCGTTCGACCGTTTCTCCAAGCAGACTGGAGAGCGCGGTACTGCCTCCAACACCGGGCTTAGTAGCCTTATCAGTCATCTGAGACACCTCCATCGGTCGCGTCGGCGTGCCACTGGTTGGCCATCCGGTTTGCCTCCTCGATGCGGTCCGTGATGGCCGTATACTCGTTCTCGTAGGGATCCAGGAAGCCAGTCTCGCTCGTCTCGATGTCTCCCCGCTCTGAGTCGTCCCACTGCTCCAGAACCCCACAGTGGTGCCATCCAAGCATGTACGGTTGTTCGAGGCTCTTTCGGACGTACCGACGATACGCTTCACCGACTTCCTCTTCGGTGTCGAAGTGGTACCCCTTCGACCCTGCCTCGGACTGTTCGTCTCTTACCACGCTGAACGAGCCGTCACCGTTGATGATAGGGTTCCCTGTCTCCTCATAAAGCCGTTCAGCCTTCGCGTGGTGGGCCTCGAACGGTTCATATTTCTGGATGAGCGTGACGTCGACGTACTCTTCGAGGAACGGGAACAGCCACTCGGGGATGAAGTTTTGCTTGTCACCGAGGATGAGGTGTTTCTCGTCGTACTGTCGAATGTACTCCTCGTGGAGCCCATACCAGCGCTCTGCCACCCCTTGCATCAGTTCTAAGAGGTCGGCCCGAACAGACTCGTCGTCGGCCGGGTCGAACCAATCCGTGTGTCGAGCCAACTCGTCCCAGGAGTCAGCGTCGACGTCATAGACCGCAGCGACCTCCTTGGCGCTGTCGTAGCCGTCTCGGAGAACCTCTAGCCACCGCTGCTTGCCTGCTGCTGTCGCGTCCATCTGAACGATGGCCGTGGCCCAGGGATAAATAAAGGTGTTCTCGTCGTAGTCGCGCTGTTCGTCGGGCCGGAGTTGCCACCACGGGAGGTCCGCGTAGAAGTACCCGAGGAGGTTCTCTTCTGAGCGGTGTTTCTTGCATACCTGTTCGACACGATGTGAAATGTCGCGCTCGAACGCATCGGAGAACGGATCTGGGAACGGACCGAACTTCTTGAACGCGTTCTCCTGGACCTGTTTCCAGGAGGCGATAGGTGCCGTGTTCATCGGTGCGACGTAGTAGATGTCGTTAGCGTAGTACTGGTGCGGGATGCCCGCCTGCACGTGCCGGCCGAACGAGTTGAAGCCGAGTTCGGAGACGTCGTCGACGATGTTCTCAATCCAGTCTTCGGCGGCGTCACCGTATGGGTTGAACGTGCCGTACATCGTGGTGAAGTCCTCACCGTGGCGTTCGAGCGTCTCGGGCTCGTTGTACGACCCGAGCCACAAATGCGGCTCGATGTGGTTGACTCCGAGTGAGACAAATTGGTCACCGTCGGGACCGATGAACCACCACACGTCGTCGTCGTCCTGTTCGAGCGTCACTACGTTGTCCGGGACCGTATCTGAGTTACTGTTGGCACTATGTGCCATACTCCCACGTGAGATGCCAACATATAAAATACGTTCGGTCTGTGCCCGGCCGGGCATTCGAAACCGGGTCGCTACACTACTGACATCCGCGCCGATACGATACCGCTATCTGGGTCAACGGTGCTTCGATTACGGCGTGAAGATGACCTTCTGAGTCTCGTGGTTATCGAACTTCCTGAACGCCTCTTGTACCTTCTCC contains the following coding sequences:
- a CDS encoding tyrosine-type recombinase/integrase, whose product is MPDRTLSTSLEDSFERYLQDKGKGRGGDGGNYRRNAARELERFVEWTAGNRSNDDWTGVVPNDVDREPTFEDLDERVFREYARHLAGDRGLKQNTVQTYYRYISAWCGWCVNEGYLEAHYAQRASAMAPLPEDDGRKPGDQQAWTSEQRHALTRHVDEQAREAIEMYTTLPENTAPLDKQRARYAALKAARDRALMFVLAYTAVRVGELLRDPNDPRRRGVRWEDISLEDGSMDVYRKKQQWDAASLPDPVISPLRSYRKLMDPPTDRWPVFTTFDQRTLATLVQDELADRGERADAINERRDEYARDLLLALEKDVRPPSITTDGARSILQRLSDVVEIDIDHPKHDYLAPHGGRRGMGEVLVRAFGYTVAARYLDNSEEMVRERYSHIEAGELGDVATEALTEVDSYK
- a CDS encoding beta-agarase — its product is MTLEQDDDDVWWFIGPDGDQFVSLGVNHIEPHLWLGSYNEPETLERHGEDFTTMYGTFNPYGDAAEDWIENIVDDVSELGFNSFGRHVQAGIPHQYYANDIYYVAPMNTAPIASWKQVQENAFKKFGPFPDPFSDAFERDISHRVEQVCKKHRSEENLLGYFYADLPWWQLRPDEQRDYDENTFIYPWATAIVQMDATAAGKQRWLEVLRDGYDSAKEVAAVYDVDADSWDELARHTDWFDPADDESVRADLLELMQGVAERWYGLHEEYIRQYDEKHLILGDKQNFIPEWLFPFLEEYVDVTLIQKYEPFEAHHAKAERLYEETGNPIINGDGSFSVVRDEQSEAGSKGYHFDTEEEVGEAYRRYVRKSLEQPYMLGWHHCGVLEQWDDSERGDIETSETGFLDPYENEYTAITDRIEEANRMANQWHADATDGGVSDD
- a CDS encoding IclR family transcriptional regulator: MDNDPRPAETVEAVERAVGVLTALKDLDGAGVTELSEYLGMSKSGVYKQLSTLVKTGMVTKQQTEYRLSFRFLLLGEYVKTNSQLYAIGADEVDKLAEKSNYFAYLTAMDSEYAYCIHTADGEDSVVPNLSVGKQITLHSSAAGKAILSQLSDAKRDRLLDGTLTGKTENTITDRATLEDELQTIRQEGIAFEDEENVPGMRGVGAPILSEDGGVVGAVAVSGPLSLLTEDHFTEEVPALVRQTKNFVEVKFSLESRDPLGEGSHIPEDLY
- a CDS encoding winged helix-turn-helix domain-containing protein, coding for MTDKATKPGVGGSTALSSLLGETVERAILTALVETAGSECTPSQICQRADITLETFYEHVDKLEDADLVRYTYVVGNGPVYEVERTALANELRTIMTDDS